The genomic stretch TGCGTGCCTTGTCGTCGAAGGTCCGTCGACAGCGCATTGTGCATGACGTGCAGCGGCTGATCGCCGATCGCCTTGGGCGGAGCGGGGAAGCCATTCCCTCCCATCACCCGATCCATCGCCTGGGACTTGATTCGTTGATGGCGGCAGACGTGCTGCATCGCATCGAGGAGTCGTTTCAGGTGCCGTTGTCCCTGCACGTCCTTCTGGGAGGCGCGACGATCGATGATCTCGCTGCGACCATCGATCGTGAACTAAACAACGGGGAATCCACCACGCCGGCGGTCGACTCCAGCCAGGCCGAAGCAGAGGCCGTGGGACCGCTGTCGGAGAATCAGGCGGCATTGTGGTTCCTAAGTCGCCTCGCGCCGGACAGTGCCGCGGCAAACGTCGCGGTGTTGCTGCACGTACCGCCTACCCTCGAGCCGGTGACTGTGCGGGAGGCGCTGGAGCGAGTTGCCGCGCGCCATCCGATGCTGCGCACGACGTTTGAAACGGAGGCGGATGTCCCTGTCCAACGAGTGCACGATCGTCTCCTGCCTGGCTGGATCGTTGTCGAGAGTACGGCGTGGGAGTGGCACCGCCTGCGACAGGAGGCGATGACCCAAGCTGCGATGCCGTTCGACCTGGTGCAAGGGCCGCTGTGGAACGCCTGCTTCTTTCGCGGTTCCGGACAGAATTGGTTGTTGTTGGTCGCCCACCATATCGTGGTAGATGGCTGGTCGATGTTGCAGCTGGTCGAGGACATCAAGCATCACTGTGCGATGGCAACTCGGCCTGTTCCGGGAGGGGACGAACCTGTCGAAGGTCCTCCCGTATCCTACCGAGAGTTTGTCGAGTGGCATCGAACGGTGTTAGCCGGCCAGGAGGGCCGAACCCTGTCTCAGTATTGGAAGACACGGCTGAGCGGCGAATTGCCAAGCTATGACACCCTCTATGACAGGCCTCCGGCGACAATCGAGCCCAGTCACTATGCCTGGCATGCGTTTCAACTCGACCAGCACCTTGTCGAGCGCCTCAAGACACTCGCCCATGAGCAGGGCACGACGTTGTACGTCGTGTGCCTGGCCGCCCTTCAGGTCCTGCTCCATCGGTATACGGATCATGAAGACACGCTGGTCGTCACGCCTGTGTTCGGTCGTAGTCGAGCGCGATTTGCCAGGACCATCGGTGATTTTGTCAACATGTTGGTCCTGCGGGATAGCCTGCGATCAGGGTGCACCGGCCGTGAATTGCTGACACAGACGAAACAGTGCCTGCTTGAGGCCCTCGCACATCAGGACTATCCCTATGCGCGGCTCGTATCGGATGTGCGTCCGATTCACCAGGGGCATCGGGCCCCGCTGGCGCAGGTGTTATTCGCACTCCAACCGTTTGCGCTCCTCGCCGAACTCGACATCCGTAGGAATGTCACGCAGCCTGCGGTTGCCGAGGCCGGCCTCTCTCCCTGGGCGTCGTTTGTCATCCCTCAACAGAGCGGGCAGTTCGATCTGTGTGTCGAGATGGCGGAATCGGAACAGGGGCTGAGCGGGTATTTCGAATATAAAGATGCCCTGCTGTCGCCGGATCGGATCGCACGGATGCAGGAGCATTTTGTGCGTCTGCTCGAGGCGTTGGCAGACAATCCCGGTCGCACGGTCGGTTCCTTGCCGCTCATGTCCGAGATCGAACGACGCGACACGGTGATGTCGTGGGGACAGTCTTCTGGTGGCATGAAGCCGGACCAGTGCCTCCATCGCTTGATCGAACAGCAGGCGAGGCGCACACCTGATGCCGTTGCCGTGGAGCAGGACGGGCAGAGTGTGACCTATCGAGAACTCGAGTCGCGGGCCAACCGTCTCGCCCACTACTTACGCCGCCGAGGGGTCGAGCCGGGGATCGTCGTCGGGCTCTGTCTCGAACGTTCGATCAATTTGATCGTGGGCATGTTGGGCATTCTTAAATCGGGTGGGGCGTATCTCCCGTTGGATGCCGATTATCCGACCGAGCGGCTGGAGTACATGCTGCGCGACAGCGAGGTCCGCGTGCTGGTCACGCAGCAGGAGCAGTTGGCCCGTCTTCCTGCGACGAATCCCCATACGGTGTGTCTGGATTCCGAGTGGGACCAGATTGCCCGGCTCCCTGACGATTCCCTCCAGGGCACCGATGCCCTCGACAATTTGGCCTATGTGATCTACACGTCAGGATCTACGGGGCACCCCAAAGGCGTGATGATCGAGCACCGATCGATCGTCAACTATGTTCAGGGCATCACCGGTATTGTCGGCCTGACGGCTTGGGACCGGGTCCTACAATTCGCGTCGATGAGTTTCGATACCGCCGCAGAGGAAATTTTCCCCTGCCTGGCCACCGGGGCGACCCTGGTATTGCGCACGCCGATGATGGTCGATTCGGTGTCGGGATTTCTGGAGCGCTGCCGCCAGTGGAACCTGACGATGCTCGACCTCCCGACCGCCTACTGGCACGAAGTCGTGACGCGCATGGATTTGGAGCAACTGCACTTCCCCGAAGCAGTGAAGACCGTGATCATCGGCGGGGAGCGCGTCCTTCCGGCACTCGTGCAACGGTGGACCCGGCACGTCGGGACGCGCGTTCGTCTGCTCAATACCTACGGGCCGACCGAGACCACCGTGGCAGTGACCTGGGCAGACCTGACCGATGCGAACGCGCATGGCGACAGCATCGGCGATCTTCCGATCGGACGTCCGATTCCCCACGCGTCGGTCTATGTCTTGGATCGTCAGCAGCAATCGGTTCCCGTTGGGGTGGCCGGCGAGTTGTACATCGGTGGTGTGGGTGTGGCGCGGGGATATCGTGGTCGGCCCGATCTGACCGCGGCCAAGTTCGATTCCGACCCCTTTTCCAACCGTCCGGACGCGCGTCTGTATCGCACGGGCGATCTGGTGCGGTGGCGTTCGGATGGACAGTTGGATTTTTGCGGGCGTGTCGACCGTCAGGTCAAGATTCGTGGATTCCGCGTTGAGTTGGAGGAAATCGAAGCCGTGCTGAATCGCCATCCCGATTTGGAGCGGGCGGTGGTGGAGGTGCGGGAGGATCAACCCGGTGACAAGCGGATTGTGGCATTCATGGTCCCGAGGCCGAACAATCGTCTCGGTCTGCTGCAGTTGCGAGAACAACTTCGCACACAATTACCCGCGCACATGATTCCCTCAACGTTCATTGAGCTTGAAGCGCTGCCGTTGACCGTCAATGGGAAGGTTGATCGACGTGCCTTGCAGGTCGCCGCGGATAGCCGGGCCAGCAAGGTAGACCTGACCTCGGCCTATCTGGCTCCGCGGACTCCGCTCGAGCAGGTGTTGGCCGACATCTGGGGGGAGATTCTTCAGCTCAAAGATGTCGGCGTGCACGACAACTTCTTCGAGCTAGGCGGACATTCCCTGTTGGCGACGCAGTTGGTGTCCCGAGTGCAGGCGCTGTTCCGTATTACGGTGCCGTTGCGACGCGTGTTTGAACGCCCCACCATCGCGACGTTGGCCGAGGTGGTCAAGGAAGCGCAGCAAGGCCAGTCAGGGATCCAGGACAACAAGGCATACGAGATAACAAGGGCCGCCCGCGGTGGTCCGCTCCCGTTGTCGTTCGCGCAGGAACGGATGTGGTTTCTCTACCAACTGTCACCTGAGGCCGCAGCCTACAACATTCCCGCCAGCGTGCGCCTTCATGGTCCGCTGAATAAACCGTCGTTGCGCTGGGCGGTGGGCGAACTGGTTCGTCGCCATGACGCGCTTCGGACCACGTTTGCACAGGTCGACGGACAACCGCGCCAGATCATCCATGACTCGTTGGAACCGCTCTGGGCGGAGGAAGATGTGCGTCGTTTGCCGGCTGAAATGCGTGAACCACGAACCTTGGAGCTTGCGACGATAGAAGCCCGGCGGCCCTTCGATTTGGAGCGGGGGCCTCTGTTGCGGATTCTCCTGATTCAGGTCGGTGATGAGGATCACGTGCTGGTCGTGAGCACCCATCACATCATTTCGGATCAATGGTCGTACGGCGTGATCGCCCGTGAATTGGTGGGCTCCTACAACGCGTGTTGCGGGAGAAAGCCGTTTGGGATGGCGCCTGACCTGGTAATTCAATACGCCGATTTCGCGCAGTGGCAGCGCCGCTGGCTCACCGGATCGGTGTTAGCCGAACAGCTTGCACATTGGAAGACCAAGTTGACGGATCTGCCGGTATTGGCCTTGCCGGCCGATCGGCCGCGGCCTCCGGTGCATTCCTTCAAAGGCGATCATGTGTCGATCGACCTGTCCTGGTCACTGATCAATCGCCTCAAGCAGTTGAGCGTCCGCGAGGGCGCGACCCTCTACATGGTCTTCCTGGCCGGTTTCTTCGGCCTGCTGCACCGGCTCACACAACAACGCGATCTCGTCATCGGGACGCCGATCGCCAACCGCAACCGCCTCGAAATCGAAGACCTCATCGGGACGTTTGTGAATACGTTGGTCCTACGAACCGAGGTCACAGGCGAGCTGACCTTCCGTGAGTTGTTGCGGCGAGTGCGCGATCTGACGCTCGACGCCTATGCCCATCAGGACGTGCCGTTCGAGAAGCTCGTGGAGGAACTGCGGCCGGACCGAAGTCAGGGCGGGCTTCCACTGGTACAGGTGTTATTCAATTTCGCCAACACCCCGTTCGCGCGAACGGAATTCCAGCATCTGTCCTGGACGCCCTATGAGGTCAGTCGTGGGGCGGCCCAATTGGATCTCGGGCTGTCCATCGATCCGCTCGCGTCGCGCAAAGCCTATCTGGAATTTAATACCGACTTGTTCGACCGGAGCTCGGCCGAGCGGTGGCTCTCGCAATACCGTCAGCTCATGGAAGCGGTCGCGAATCATGCAGAAGACACGCTGGGACGGGTCGCGATGCTGACCGCAGAAGAGCAACATCGGATATTGCGAGAGTGGAACGCAACGGAAAGAGTGTTCGATCAGGCCGTCTGCGTTCCACAACTATTCGAGTTGCAGGTCGCACGAACCCCCGACGCCCTTGCGCTGGTGTTCGAAGGGGTTGAATGGTCGTACGGCGCGCTGAATCGGCGTGCCAACCAGCTGGCGCATCATTTGCGCAACTGCGGCGTGGGACCGGATCTCGTCGTCCCGGTGTTTCTCGAGCGTTCCCCGGAGCTCCTGATCACGCTCCTGGCCGTCATGAAGGCCGGGGGCGCCTATTTGCCGCTGGTTCCAGGCCTGCCCATCCGGCGACTGGCCGCCATGATCGAAGCCAGCCACGCGGCCCTGTTGGTGACGGATTCCACGCTGGTCTCGAGCCTCCCGCAGCATCAGCTGCCGGTGGTCTGTCTGGATCGGGATGCGGAACAGATCGCGCGTTGCGACGACAGGAACCCTCGGCCATTGGCGGGTCCTGAACATCTGGTCTACGTCTTGTTTACGTCAGGCTCGACCGGCCAACCGAAGGGCGTGGAGATCGAGCATCGCGCACTCGTGAATTTCCTACGCTCCATGCAGCAGGAGCCGGGGATGACCGCTCGTGATGTGGTGATGGCCCTGACGCCGTTGTCCTTCGATATCGCCGGTTTGGAATTGTACCTTCCCCTCCTCACGGGCGCCCGGATCATTCTCGCCAATCGGCAGCAAGCCATGGATGGAGCGTGGCTCCAACGCGAGTTGGACCAGGGCTCGGTCACCGTCATGCAGGCGACGCCGGCGACCTGGCGCATGGTGCTGCAGTTCGGGTGGAATGGGGGGAGAAGCGTCAAGGTGTTGTGCGGTGGAGAGGCACTCCCTCGCGAATTGGCGCAGGAGCTGCTTAGCCGGGCTGGTTCAGTATGGAATGTGTATGGTCCTACGGAGACCACGATCTGGTCGACGCTCGAGCGCGTTCGCACCGCCGACCGTCTGATCGCGCTCGGCAAGCCGATTGCCAATACCCAGGTCTATGTCTTGGATGCCAACCGGGAACCGGTGCCGGTCGGCATACCGGGTGAATTGTATATCGGTGGAATGGGGTTGGCGAGGGGCTACAGAGGGCAGCCTCAATTGACGGCGGAGCGTTTCGTCTCGAACCCGTTCCGTTCGGGCGAACGGATGTATCGCACGGGTGACCAGGTGAAGTGGTTGCCGGACGGGCGGGTGGAGTACATCGGCCGGATCGACTATCAGGTGAAATTGCGCGGGTTCCGGATCGAGCTCGGGGAAATCGAATCGGTGTTGGCCGATGATTCGACCGTGAAACAGGCCGTCGTGATCGTGCGGGAAGACGTTCCGGGAGATAAACGGTTGGTCGCCTATGTGCTCCCACGCGATGGCGCGGTCTGCGATCCCCAAGCCCTCCGTCGCGCGCTGCGGGAGGCGGTGCCGGATTACATGGTTCCAACGGCGATCGTCCCTCTCGTAGAGTTTCCGCTGACGCCGAATGGAAAAGTCGATCGGCGCGCCTTGCCTGCGCCCTCCGTTGAACCGGAGCATGACGGCGGCCAGGCGATCGAGCCCCGGAATCGGCTCGAATTGCAGTTGGTGGCCATTTGGGAGCAGGTTCTGGGCATTACGCCCATCGGCGTGCGAGACAACTTCTTTTCGCTCGGCGGGTATTCCCTGCTGGCGCTGCGGATGTTCAGTGCCATCGAACACACCTTCGGCAAGCGCCTGCCGATGGCGGTCCTCTTCCAGGCTCCGACGATCGAGCAGTTGGCAGATGTGTTGGCCGACGAGGGCTGCTCCGTGCGCTGGCGATCCCTGGTGGCGATTCAGCCGGAAGGGAAGAAGACGCCGTTTTTTGCGGTGCCGGGAGTCGGAGGCAATGTGCTGGTGTTTGCGCGCCTCGCGAAACTGTTGGGGGGCGATCAACCGTTTTACGGCCTGCAGGCACGCGGGCTGGACGGTAGAGAAAAACCGTTCATGCGGGTCGAGGACATGGCGGCCCATTACATCGAGGAGATCCGTTCCGTTCAGCCGAAAGGGCCATACCTGATCGGCGGGACGTGCACCGGTGGCCTGGCGGCCTATGAAATCGCACAACAGCTGACGGCGCAGGGGGAAGAGGTGATCCTGGCCGTGATGGAGTCGTGGCATCCGCGATCTTATCTGACGCACTGGAGCCGACCGCCGTATCTCCTCTGGCCCTTGCTCTTCGTGGGGATGAAAATCACGACCTACCTGCGCCTCATGCGGCAGCTGCCTGTTCGTGAATGGGGAACATTCTGGAAGGGAAAATTGCACCGGCTGTGGAATATGATGCATCACACCGAGTCCGTCGAGCATCAAGACGAATTTCTGTACAAAGACCAAGTGACGTACGCGACCTTCCATGCCGTGGCTCGGTACGAGCTGAAACCGTTCCGAGGGCAGGTCTTGAACGTCATCGCATCCAAACATCCCCTGACGAACTCCAGTGACGACACGCGATTGGTCTTTGGAGAGTGGGCCATGGGGACCAGCCGGACGATCTATCTCCCCACTGAAGACTCCGGGCGGTTGTTTATTGCTCCCCAGGTGCAAGAACTGGCGCAGCATCTCGCAGCATTTTGGGAGGAAGCCGGAGCGGTGATGCGCCAACATCCGGACGGGCAGGGCAATGGGCCTGCGTCGAAAGCCGCCTAGCCGATTTCGGGTTGATCATGATCAAGCTGTATCGATTCCTTCTCTTTCTGCTGCGTGATGCCAGGACCATGATGGTCCTCATGGTGTTGACCGGGCTCCTGGCCGGCCTCTCCAGCGTGGGCCTGCTGGCGGTGATCAACAAACTGATCAATGGAGCCGGAGCGACCGCGGATGGGTTGGCGCTCGCGTTTATCGGGCTGGCGCTCTTGAAAGTCAGTTCGAACTATCTGTCTCAACTGCTCCTTGTGACCTTCGCGCAGAAAACGATTTTAAAGCTGGGCATGGATCTGTGCTGGAAAGTGGTGCGCGCGCCCTACCGCACGTTGGAGCGCCGGGGCTCCCATGAAATTCTCGCGACGCTGACGGATGATACGAATGCGATGGCGTGGGCCGTCAATGGGCTGCCGGGCCTGGCCATCAATGTGGCTATTCTTGCCGGGTGCTCTCTCTATCTGGCGTGGCTCTCCTGGCAGGCCTTTCTCGGGGTCGTGATCCTTGCCGTTTTAGGATTGGTAGGGTATCGCCAGCTCTATAACCGGGTCCTGCAGTCGTCGTTGGCGGTCCGTGATGCGAAGGGCGCGTTGTTCGAACATTTCCGTAGTCTGACGGAGGGGATGAAGGAGCTGATGTTGCATCGCGGTCGCCGCGAAAGCTTCGTCGAGCAAGATATCCGGCACGCGGCCGAGGCCCTCCGGCACCACAATCTGGTCACGACCAAACAATACCTGACGACGGATTCCTGGACGCAGGTGCTCTTTTACGGGTTGATCGGGGTCATCCTCCTTCTGTTTCCGCGGATGTTGTCTCTTTCCGGCGAATCGTTGACGGGGTATGCCTTTGCGATGCTGTATATGATCGGTCCGATGTGGGGCTTGCTGGGGATGATCCCGACGTTGAGTCGCGGTCAGGTCGCCTTGGAAAAAATTGAATCCTTGGGGCTGGCGCTTGATGAGGGGCGTCAGGAAGGTGGCGCCGAGCGGCCGGTGGTACATGGCAGCCACTGCGTGGAGTTTTCTCAGGCGGTGTTCGCCTACGAATCCAAAGGGGAGGATGAACGTCCCTTCAATCTAGGGCCGCTGGACGTGTCGATTCGTTCGGGGGAACTGGTCTTCATCATCGGGGGCAACGGCAGCGGCAAATCGACGTTGGTGAAGGTGCTCACGGGGTTGTATCTGCCGCAACAGGGCCAGGTGAAGCTGGACGGCGATGCCATTGTGCCGGCGACGCAAGACTGGTATCGGCAACATTTTGCAGCGGTCTTCTCGGATTTTTATCTCTTCAAAAAGTTGCTTGGGCTCGATCCCTCCCTTGTGGCGACACAGGCGGATGGATGGTTGAAGACCCTGCGTATCAATCACAAGGTCAGCATTCAGGACGGGGAATATTCCACGATCAACCTCTCGCAGGGGCAACGGAAGCGTCTCGCGCTGGTGACCGCCATGCTGGAAGACCGGCCGTTTTATGTTTTCGATGAATGGGCTGCCGATCAGGATCCTCAATACAAGGAAGTCTTTTACGGGGAGTTGCTGCCGGAGTTGCGGGCGCGAGGAAAGGGCGTGATCGTCGTGACGCATGACGACCGCTATTTTCATGTGGGCGACCGCGTGTTAAAACTGGACGAGGGAAAGATCGTCGAAGCGTCACCAGGCCATGTTCATGTCCCGCCGCGCGCCACTCCTGTGCTCAAACCAGTCGCGCGATCATCGGGGTAATGCGCGCGATGTGTGTCTTGTCGATAGAATGATGTCGCATCCGTCCAATTTCTCCTCCGCATCCACAGCCTTTCCCGTCCTGGGATCTTCCGACGTACACGTCTGGTTCTGCGACCTCCTGCACTATGCCGCTGATCAAGAGGTTCTCGCCGCACTGCTGTCCGGCGATGAGCGGGTGCGCGCGGCTCGGTTCGCGTTCGATCGGGACCGGCAGCGATTCGTCCTCTCGCATGCGTTGCTGCGCCTGCTGCTATCCCGCTACACCCACATGCATGCAAGGCAGATCCACTTTGCCACCGGCCCGCATGGGAAGCCGGCGATCAGTGGTGCAGGCGCGGCGTCTCAGCCGATCCAATTCAGTCTGTCCCATTCCGGGCCCATTGCGCTGGTGGCGGTGGCACGCGGTCTGGCGGTTGGGGTAGACGTGGAGGTGCGGAAGGCCGATGTCGACTCACTCAAACTGGCCCAGCGGTTTTTTGCTCCACGCGAATCACAGCTGATCACGGCCGCCGAGGGCGATGACCGCGCGCGGATGTTTTATCGACTGTGGGCGGCCAAGGAGGCCTATCTGAAAGGGAAAGGCGTGGGGCTTTCGTTGGGACTGGATCGCTTTGACGTCGTGTTCGACGGGATGTCACCGGTCGCCACGGTGCGGTGGACGGATTCAGGAACAATCGACCAACCCTGGACGATTCGTTCGCTTTCGCTTCCTGATCATCTGGCGGGCGCGGTCGCCGTCGAAGGCGATGCGTGGGAGCTGCATCACTACGAGTCGACGGCCTATTCGTTCTACTGACCCAACTTCCTCTGTACCGCCTCTCTTCTCAGCTCGCGAAAAAAATCCTGCAGCAGACTCTGGCTCTCTTCCGCACACACCCCGCCGATGACGTCCACACGATGGTTCAGTCTGGGTTCCGGGGGAATGTTCATGATGGATCCGCAGGCGCCCGCTTTCGGGTCCGGCGCTCCGAAGACCAGACGCGGAATACGAGCCAGGACGATCGCGCCGATGCACATCGTGCAGGGTTCGAGGGTGACGTACAGCGTGCAGTCGATGAGGCGCCAGCTCTTCGTCTGCTTGGCAGCGTCCCGGATGGCAAGCATTTCCGCATGCGCGGTGGGGTCCTGATCAGTTTCACGGAGATTATGGGCCCGGGCGATGACGATGCCATCGCGGACGAGCAGGGCGGCGATCGGTACTTCGCCGATCAGCGGCGCCTCTCGAGCGAGGGCCAGGGCCTGCTGCATAAACTGGCTATCGAGATCCTGGGGCAGGGACATGGTGTCGTGGTACGTGTTGGTCGGCGGTACAAACCCCCGTCATCGGGGGCAAGAACGCATGCTAGCATGTTTGGGGCAGGAAACCGCAGTGGAACGTTTGTCGGGAAGGATGGGCTGACGGCTAGATTTGACCGATCAAGTAGATGGCCCCGGTCGGCTCCGGACGCCCGCCGTCCGGCTCCACGGTGACGGCGAATTTCTTCATGCGTGGAAACTCACCCATGTTTTTGATGAACATGCGGGCTTTTTGGCCTGCATCCAATCCGAACACACCCGCGCTCACCGGTTTGTCGTCGATGGCCCAGAGCTGATAAACCTTTCCGCTCGGGAGCGCAGGCAGATTGAACGCATAGAGCCAGGCCTTCTTAGTGGTCGGGTCGAACAGCAGGAACGCGCCTGCCGACTTCGCCATCTCGGATCCTGACAGGGAGACGACTCTGGAAGCGGGATTCTTGAACAGCCCGGCAAACTCCTCGCTCTGGCGGGCAAGCCGTTGTAACGCGCTGTCGTGTTGCGTCAACTGTGCATGCGCGTCGTCCAACTCCGCTTCCCGTTGTAATAACTGATCGCGCAGTTCAGCCACTTCGGTAGTGCGTTGACCCAGTTCGGACTTGAGGGAGCCGAGCGTTTGGTCGCGTTGTTGGAGTTCCGTTTGTAACGCGGCCACTCGCGCGGACCCCTGTTGTACTGCCGCTTGCAGCTGTTGGATTTCACCCGAACGTTGTGCGGTTTGCGTGTATGACAGCCAGGCGACATACCCGCCTCCCACCACCAAAGCTACGGCGGCGAATCCCATGGCAAACCGGAAGGGCAGCGAGCGGGCAGGCGTGATAGGCGGAAACAGGTGGTTCATCCATTCGCCCGGCTCCAGACTGGATCGTGGGCTTGGCTGTTCCGTTTCGGGCTGGCCCGACGTCGACGCGGGCGCCATCATGATCTTGGCTTTGAGCGTGTTGGGGGGCGTCGCGGGAGTGAGCCCGAACGGCAAGAGCGATGCGACGGTTTGATAGTCTTTCAGGGTCGCATGGCAGGCGGCGCACCCGGACAGCAGATGGGCTTCGATGGCCTGCCGCTCCGAACGCTCCAACGCGCCGATGGCGTAAAGGGGAACCGCTTCTTCCAATTCTTCGTGGGTCATGCGTGGTGACCTTGCGGCAGCGTCTCCTGCAAGGACGCGCGGAGTTTCGTCATGGCCAGCTTGATTCGAGTCTTCACCGTGCCCAATGGTTGATTCAATTTGGCGGCGATCTCCGTATGCGTCAAGCCCTGGTAAAAGGCCATTTCGATGGCCTGCTGTTGCGGAAGCGGTAGGTCGAGAATCGCTTTCGCCATGAGCTGCCGGATTTCCGTGTCCTCACGGGCTTCATACGGGTTCGGGCTGACATCAGGCGTGACGGACACCAGGGGGTGGTCGAACGAATCGGCCACGACCTGCTGTCCACGCGAGGTGCGTGCGCGTAGCCGATCGATGGCGCGACTACGGGTCAGGGTGACCAGCCAGGCGATGGGACTGCCTCGCCCCACATCGTACTTGGCAATTTTTCTCCAGACTTCGAGGTACACGTCCTGGAGCA from Nitrospira sp. encodes the following:
- a CDS encoding 4'-phosphopantetheinyl transferase superfamily protein → MMSHPSNFSSASTAFPVLGSSDVHVWFCDLLHYAADQEVLAALLSGDERVRAARFAFDRDRQRFVLSHALLRLLLSRYTHMHARQIHFATGPHGKPAISGAGAASQPIQFSLSHSGPIALVAVARGLAVGVDVEVRKADVDSLKLAQRFFAPRESQLITAAEGDDRARMFYRLWAAKEAYLKGKGVGLSLGLDRFDVVFDGMSPVATVRWTDSGTIDQPWTIRSLSLPDHLAGAVAVEGDAWELHHYESTAYSFY
- a CDS encoding nucleoside deaminase translates to MQQALALAREAPLIGEVPIAALLVRDGIVIARAHNLRETDQDPTAHAEMLAIRDAAKQTKSWRLIDCTLYVTLEPCTMCIGAIVLARIPRLVFGAPDPKAGACGSIMNIPPEPRLNHRVDVIGGVCAEESQSLLQDFFRELRREAVQRKLGQ
- a CDS encoding anti-sigma factor: MTHEELEEAVPLYAIGALERSERQAIEAHLLSGCAACHATLKDYQTVASLLPFGLTPATPPNTLKAKIMMAPASTSGQPETEQPSPRSSLEPGEWMNHLFPPITPARSLPFRFAMGFAAVALVVGGGYVAWLSYTQTAQRSGEIQQLQAAVQQGSARVAALQTELQQRDQTLGSLKSELGQRTTEVAELRDQLLQREAELDDAHAQLTQHDSALQRLARQSEEFAGLFKNPASRVVSLSGSEMAKSAGAFLLFDPTTKKAWLYAFNLPALPSGKVYQLWAIDDKPVSAGVFGLDAGQKARMFIKNMGEFPRMKKFAVTVEPDGGRPEPTGAIYLIGQI
- a CDS encoding sigma-70 family RNA polymerase sigma factor, translating into MDAAPRHAASSIDPKLLARVAKGDQQAFGQLYDQSSTLLFTLAYRILSNRDEAAELLQDVYLEVWRKIAKYDVGRGSPIAWLVTLTRSRAIDRLRARTSRGQQVVADSFDHPLVSVTPDVSPNPYEAREDTEIRQLMAKAILDLPLPQQQAIEMAFYQGLTHTEIAAKLNQPLGTVKTRIKLAMTKLRASLQETLPQGHHA